In a single window of the Terriglobus roseus genome:
- a CDS encoding DNA polymerase III subunit alpha gives MTKRDEGFVELHANSAFSFLEGASHPEHLIDTAEEHGMPAMALLDRNGLYGAARFHLRAKEKGIQAHIGAEIAADGFGPGCASSLRMVHQQKEYLPRLPLLCASQEGYANLCQLITRYKMRQPGKAEGFARKDDLQEYSRGLVCLTGGDEGLLAAALQRGGKKEGRVILQELQRIYGSENVYVELQRHGLREEEWRNQAAVELAASLKLPLIATNGVRYATQYEREILDVFTSIRNGTDLQHAGRLLQINSQRHLRCAAAMRNLFADIPEAIQNTVLLSQRLEFTLEDPGYVFPGYSVPDEESMESFLRKRVEEGICARYRPKRSATLLRKARLQAAKELALIEKLGFCGYFLIVWNIVRHCKENDILIQGRGSAANSVVCYALGITAVDPVGMELLFERFLNENRSEYPDIDLDLPSGDKREQVIQYVYRQYGELGAAMTANVISYRGKSASREVGKALGFDEETTGRLSSLVGQWEWRRKDETLADNFRHAGFDLSHRRIAKYVELCQRLQDLPRHLGQHSGGMVICKGSLNKVVPLERASMPGRTVVQWDKDDCSQMGMVKVDLLGLGMMAVMKDCLDLIPAHYGDAIDLAQLPQDDEVYKVLQRADTVGMFQVESRAQMASLPRNKPSVFYDIVVQVAIIRPGPIVGKMMHPYMRRRQGLEKPDPVVPELYDTLKRTLGVPLFQEQLLRMAMVVGDFSGTEAEELRKAVGMRRSRDRMNVLMVKLRDGMTRKGYSEETQNDIVQSIESFALYGFPESHAASFALIAYASAYFKVKYLAAFLCAMLNNQPMGFYTPAVLVKDAQRHGLRVRPMDVQVSQRKCTVEHDEHGVLSVRMGLMYVRGLHARMADALVAERERGGLFCGSEDLARRVSSLNRRDMAQLARVGALNWMDGVQHRRDAIWQAEQCSRPAGPLLQDAGTDEIEASPLKQMTDEERLVADYSGTGLTTGRHPMAFRRAEMRRAGILSAMDLRNAQDGVWVHAAGAIIARQRPGTALGFIFLSMEDETGIANVIIHPELYERDRLLISRGKFLHVEGKLQNQDGVVHVKAERVKLLDLSSADIRSHDFH, from the coding sequence ATGACTAAGCGCGATGAGGGCTTTGTAGAACTGCATGCCAACAGCGCTTTCAGCTTTCTGGAGGGAGCTTCGCATCCCGAACACTTGATTGACACTGCAGAAGAGCACGGCATGCCAGCAATGGCTTTGCTGGATCGAAATGGACTCTATGGCGCAGCTCGATTTCACCTGCGCGCCAAGGAAAAGGGTATCCAGGCTCACATCGGTGCAGAGATTGCCGCAGACGGCTTCGGGCCAGGGTGTGCTTCTTCGCTGCGCATGGTGCATCAGCAAAAGGAATATCTTCCGCGACTGCCTTTGCTGTGTGCTTCGCAGGAAGGCTATGCCAATCTTTGCCAATTGATTACGCGCTACAAGATGCGGCAGCCAGGCAAGGCTGAAGGCTTTGCCCGTAAAGACGATCTGCAGGAGTATTCCCGCGGCCTTGTTTGCCTTACGGGAGGCGATGAAGGTCTGTTGGCCGCTGCATTGCAGCGTGGCGGCAAGAAGGAAGGCCGCGTGATTCTCCAAGAGCTACAGAGGATCTACGGTTCCGAGAACGTCTATGTCGAGTTGCAACGTCACGGTCTGCGTGAGGAAGAATGGCGCAACCAGGCAGCGGTGGAGCTCGCGGCTTCACTGAAGTTGCCGCTGATTGCGACCAATGGCGTTCGATACGCCACGCAGTACGAGCGTGAGATTCTTGACGTCTTTACCTCGATTCGCAATGGAACCGATCTGCAGCATGCCGGCCGTCTGTTGCAGATCAATTCTCAGCGCCATCTTCGTTGTGCAGCGGCGATGCGCAATCTGTTTGCAGATATACCGGAAGCAATCCAGAACACAGTGCTTCTCTCGCAGCGCTTGGAGTTTACGCTGGAAGATCCTGGTTATGTTTTTCCCGGCTACTCCGTACCTGACGAAGAGAGTATGGAAAGTTTTCTTAGAAAACGAGTGGAAGAAGGGATTTGTGCTCGTTACCGTCCGAAGCGCAGTGCAACGCTTCTCCGCAAAGCCCGGCTTCAGGCAGCGAAAGAACTTGCCTTAATTGAGAAGCTTGGCTTTTGCGGTTATTTTCTGATCGTCTGGAACATCGTCCGGCACTGCAAAGAGAACGACATTCTGATTCAAGGCCGTGGCAGCGCAGCGAACTCTGTCGTTTGCTATGCGCTTGGCATTACTGCGGTTGACCCCGTTGGAATGGAACTCTTGTTCGAGCGGTTCCTGAATGAAAACCGCAGCGAATATCCGGACATCGATCTTGATCTGCCCTCCGGCGATAAGCGAGAGCAGGTAATCCAGTATGTCTATCGGCAGTATGGCGAACTCGGAGCAGCCATGACAGCCAACGTAATTTCCTATCGCGGCAAATCTGCATCACGAGAGGTCGGCAAAGCGCTCGGATTCGATGAAGAGACGACGGGGCGCCTCTCATCGTTGGTCGGCCAATGGGAGTGGCGGCGCAAGGATGAGACGCTGGCAGACAATTTTCGACATGCAGGGTTTGATCTTAGTCATCGCCGTATTGCAAAGTACGTTGAACTATGCCAGCGGCTGCAGGATCTGCCGCGGCATCTTGGGCAGCACTCCGGTGGCATGGTTATCTGCAAGGGGTCGCTGAACAAGGTAGTGCCGCTGGAGCGTGCCTCCATGCCAGGCCGTACGGTGGTGCAATGGGACAAGGATGATTGCAGCCAGATGGGCATGGTGAAGGTGGACCTGCTGGGGCTTGGCATGATGGCGGTGATGAAGGACTGCCTGGACCTGATCCCCGCACACTACGGCGATGCGATCGACCTGGCTCAATTGCCTCAGGACGATGAGGTCTACAAAGTGTTGCAGAGGGCCGACACTGTGGGCATGTTTCAGGTGGAAAGCCGTGCGCAGATGGCCTCGCTGCCGCGCAACAAGCCAAGCGTTTTCTACGACATCGTCGTGCAGGTCGCCATCATTCGGCCAGGCCCCATCGTCGGCAAGATGATGCATCCGTACATGCGAAGACGGCAGGGACTTGAGAAACCCGATCCAGTGGTGCCGGAGTTATATGACACTCTGAAACGAACCTTGGGTGTCCCGCTGTTTCAGGAGCAGTTATTACGCATGGCCATGGTGGTGGGAGACTTCAGCGGCACAGAGGCTGAGGAGTTGCGTAAGGCAGTCGGCATGCGCCGGTCGCGCGATCGGATGAATGTGCTGATGGTGAAGCTTCGCGATGGCATGACGCGCAAGGGATACAGCGAAGAGACACAGAACGACATTGTGCAGAGCATCGAATCGTTTGCACTGTATGGCTTTCCTGAGTCGCATGCGGCCAGCTTTGCGTTGATCGCGTATGCCTCGGCTTACTTCAAGGTGAAGTATCTTGCAGCGTTTCTCTGCGCCATGTTGAACAACCAGCCCATGGGCTTTTATACGCCGGCAGTGCTGGTGAAGGATGCGCAGAGGCATGGGTTACGCGTGCGGCCGATGGATGTGCAGGTATCGCAACGCAAATGCACTGTCGAGCATGACGAACATGGAGTTCTTTCTGTTCGGATGGGTTTGATGTACGTGCGCGGGTTGCATGCGCGGATGGCGGATGCTCTTGTTGCGGAACGTGAGCGTGGTGGTCTGTTCTGTGGCTCGGAGGATCTTGCGCGCCGCGTGTCCTCGTTGAATCGGAGGGACATGGCACAGCTTGCACGTGTTGGCGCGCTGAATTGGATGGATGGCGTACAGCACCGGCGTGATGCCATCTGGCAGGCAGAGCAGTGCAGCCGGCCGGCCGGGCCTCTGTTGCAGGACGCTGGTACCGACGAGATCGAAGCATCCCCATTGAAGCAAATGACGGATGAAGAGCGTCTGGTCGCAGACTACAGCGGTACGGGCCTTACGACGGGTCGTCATCCCATGGCGTTTCGCCGTGCTGAGATGCGGCGTGCCGGCATTCTCTCGGCCATGGATCTACGGAATGCACAGGATGGTGTGTGGGTCCATGCGGCGGGCGCCATCATCGCGCGGCAGCGGCCCGGTACGGCATTGGGCTTCATCTTTCTGTCCATGGAAGATGAGACTGGTATTGCAAACGTCATCATTCATCCGGAACTCTATGAGCGGGACCGTCTGCTGATTAGCCGCGGCAAATTTCTGCATGTGGAGGGGAAGCTGCAGAATCAGGATGGTGTGGTCCATGTGAAGGCCGAACGCGTGAAGCTGCTGGATTTAAGCTCGGCAGACATCCGCTCGCACGACTTTCATTGA